Below is a genomic region from Sulfitobacter guttiformis.
ACTGGCACCATGGCGATATCGGAGACGGGATCGGTTCAGGCCGAAAAGCTAGCGATTAAGCAGATTAACGAGATGGGTGGCATTCTAGGTCGCCAGATCGAAGTGATTCAAGAAGACGGTGCATCGGATTGGCCGACATTTGCGGAAAAAGCGCGTAAACTGCTGGTCGCTGACAAAGTCGCTTCGGTCATGGGCTGCTGGACTTCTGCGAGCCGCAAAGCCGTCCTTCCAGTATTCGAGCAGCATAATGGGTTCCTCTACTACCCGACTTTCTACGAGGGTCTGGAGCAGAGCCCGAACGTCATCTACACGGGTCAAGAAGCCACCCAGCAGATCATTGCTGGCCTCGATTGGGTCAAAGAAACCAAGGGGGCGAATTCGTTCTACCTGCTCGGTTCTGACTATATCTGGCCACGGACCTCGAATAAAATTGCCCGCAAGCACATCGAGGACTTTCTTGGCGGCGAAGTTGTGGGCGAAGACTACTATCCGCTTGGTCACACGCAGTTCAATTCCGTCATCAACAAGATCCGCCTACGCAAACCGGACGTCATCTATGCCATTGTTGTGGGTGGCTCGAACGTAGCCTTTTATAAGCAACTCAAAGCGGCTGGCATCGACATGACTGCCGAAGATCCGATTTTGCTGACGATCTCTGTGACAGAAGATGAAATCCTTGGGATTGGTGGTGAAAACATGGAAGGCGCGTATGCCTGCATGAAATACTTCCAGTCTCTCGACAATCCGAACAACGTCGACTTTGTGAAGGCGTTCAAAGAGATGTGGGGCGAGGACATCGTTATCGGCGATGTGACTCAGGCTGCTTATCTTGGTCCGTGGTTGTGGAAAGCCGCCGTGGAAAAAGCGGGGTCCTTTGACGTCGATAAAGTCCGTGAAGCCCAGATTGGCGTAGAGCTGGAAAATGCACCCGAAGGCTATGTGAAAGTGCATGAAAACCACCACCTGTGGTCCAAGACCCGTGTTGGTCGCGCAAAAGCTGACGGTCAATACGATGTGGTGTTTGAAACCGCAGAATTGGTTGAACCCAACCCGTTCCCGGAAGGGTACCAATAGAGCGGTCTAAACTCAGAGGCGGCCTGTTTGTTGCAAGGCGGGCCGCCCTATCCTTTTCCTCACAGCACATTAAGGATCGCTATGTTTTCCGATTATTCCACGTCCGAACTGGGCGCCATCTTTGCGATGCAAGGTTTTGCGGGTCTGATTTTATTCTCGGTCTTTGTGCTTATGGCTTTAGGCCTCGCGATCATTTTTGGACAGATGGGGGTCATTAATATGGCCCACGGCGAGTTTATGATCCTCGGCGCCTATGTAACTTACTTTGTCTCCAACTTCTTCTCCGACTATATGCCCGCACTATTCAGCGGCTACTTCTTTGTCGCAATGTTTCTGGCTTTCATTGCCTCAGGGCTGCTGGGGTTGTTTGTGGAATGGTCGATTATTCGCCACCTTTATAAACGCCCTCTTGATACGCTTCTGGCGACCTGGGGCCTCAGCCTGATTTTGCAACAATTCTATCGTACAGCATTCGGTGCGCGCGAAGTGGGTGTGACTATTCCCGACTGGATGATGGGCTCTATGCCGGTAACCGATATGATCGAGGTGCCGATCAACGGCATCTTCGTCATGGTCCTCGCGGTCAGCATTTCAGTCGGTGTCTATGTCATGATGTTCCGCTCGAATTGGGGCAAACAAGTGCGCGCGATCAACCAGAACCGTGTAATGGCTGGTGCTGTGGGCATCAACACAGAATGGACGGACCGTTTGACCTTTGGCATCGGTTGCGGCGTCGCCGGTGTCGCAGGCTCTGCGTTTACGATGATCGGCTCGACAGGGCCTACATCTGGTCAGCTCTACATCGTCGATACTTTCCTTGTGGTCGTCTTTGGCGGCGCGGGCAGCATCCTTGGCACGATAGCCTCGGCCTTCTCGATCAGCCAAGCACAGTCGATCATGGAGTTCTTCTTGTCCGGCTCGATGGCCAAAGTGCTCACACTTTTGACAGTGGTTGGCATCTTGATGATCCGCCCTCAGGGCCTCTTTTCCCTCAAGCTTCGCAAGTAAGGAACGGCGCATATGACCTTTTCCAAGACATCCCTCTTCACGCGGCACGAAGCGGTTGCGTTTGCCATTCTTGCCCTCGTGATTTTTTTGATCCTTCCGGCCATGCTCGATAACTTCCGATTGAACCTGTTTGGCAAATATCTGACCTATGCCTTTGTTGCGGTCGGCCTTGTGCTTTGCTGGGGTGCCGGCGGCATCCTCAGCTTGGGGCAAGGCGTTTTCTTCGGCCTTGGCGGCTACTGTATGGCGATGTTTCTCAAACTAGAGGCCTCCACACCCGAAAATACATCCATCCAATCCACGCCGGGCATCCCGGACTTTATGGACTGGAACCAACTGACCGAACTGCCCCTCTGGTGGACCCCTTTCTATAGTTTAACACTGTCCTTGATCGCCGTTGTGCTTGTTCCCGTGATTTTTGCTTTTGTTATTGGCGTGGCGATGTTCCGGCGGCGCGTGGGTGGGGTGTACTTCGCAATCATCACACAGGCCTTCGCGGCGATCCTGACGATCCTGATCATCGGCCAGCAAGGGTACACAGGCGGGGTCAACGGGATCACCGATCTGCGTACATTCAAAGGCTGGGATATCCGCACAGACGAGGCGAAAGAAGTGCTCTATTACGTCAATGGTGCATTGCTCTTTGCGGTGCTCTTCATTGCGCATTACGTCCGGAAATCCAAACTTGGCCGTATCCTGATCGCCATGCGCGATCAAGAAGACCGGGTCCGTTTCTCGGGTTATGATGTCGCCAGCTTCAAGATCTTCATCTTCTGCCTCGGTGCTGCATTTGCTGGCATCGGCGGGGCCATGTTTACGCTCCAAGTAGGCTTCATGTCGCCAACACTGGTGGGCATTGTGCCGTCCATCGAAATGGTGATTTTCTGCGCCGTCGGTGGTCGATTGTCAATCGTTGGGGCAGTTTACGGCGCGCTGTTAGTCAATTGGGCTAAAACTTCGTTCTCCGAAAGTTTCCCCGAACTCTGGCTCTTTGGATTGGGCGGGTTGTTCATCGCCGTGGTGATGTTGTTTCCCAATGGACTGGCTGGTGTGTGGTCCGAACAAATCATGCCGCGTGTATCAAAGTTGTGGTCCAAAAATTCGGTGAGCGCCGCAGTGTCCTCAGACAAGAAGGAGGCCGCATGATGTCCAACGAGAAAATATTCCTTCTCGAAGTCGAAGGACTCACTGTTTCTTTTGATGGCTTCAAAGCGGTCGATGATCTCAGCTTTTACGTTGAACGAAACGAGTGCCGCGTCATCATTGGGCCAAATGGTGCTGGCAAAACAACAGTGCTCGACCTGATTTGTGGCCGGACCCAAGCCACAGGCGGATCG
It encodes:
- the urtA gene encoding urea ABC transporter substrate-binding protein, which codes for MSDTPSSNKTDGMSRRAMMASSAAFGAALFAPKGLLAQSFPTAEVNTTGLAVTDDTVTIGILHSVTGTMAISETGSVQAEKLAIKQINEMGGILGRQIEVIQEDGASDWPTFAEKARKLLVADKVASVMGCWTSASRKAVLPVFEQHNGFLYYPTFYEGLEQSPNVIYTGQEATQQIIAGLDWVKETKGANSFYLLGSDYIWPRTSNKIARKHIEDFLGGEVVGEDYYPLGHTQFNSVINKIRLRKPDVIYAIVVGGSNVAFYKQLKAAGIDMTAEDPILLTISVTEDEILGIGGENMEGAYACMKYFQSLDNPNNVDFVKAFKEMWGEDIVIGDVTQAAYLGPWLWKAAVEKAGSFDVDKVREAQIGVELENAPEGYVKVHENHHLWSKTRVGRAKADGQYDVVFETAELVEPNPFPEGYQ
- the urtC gene encoding urea ABC transporter permease subunit UrtC: MTFSKTSLFTRHEAVAFAILALVIFLILPAMLDNFRLNLFGKYLTYAFVAVGLVLCWGAGGILSLGQGVFFGLGGYCMAMFLKLEASTPENTSIQSTPGIPDFMDWNQLTELPLWWTPFYSLTLSLIAVVLVPVIFAFVIGVAMFRRRVGGVYFAIITQAFAAILTILIIGQQGYTGGVNGITDLRTFKGWDIRTDEAKEVLYYVNGALLFAVLFIAHYVRKSKLGRILIAMRDQEDRVRFSGYDVASFKIFIFCLGAAFAGIGGAMFTLQVGFMSPTLVGIVPSIEMVIFCAVGGRLSIVGAVYGALLVNWAKTSFSESFPELWLFGLGGLFIAVVMLFPNGLAGVWSEQIMPRVSKLWSKNSVSAAVSSDKKEAA
- the urtB gene encoding urea ABC transporter permease subunit UrtB; translation: MFSDYSTSELGAIFAMQGFAGLILFSVFVLMALGLAIIFGQMGVINMAHGEFMILGAYVTYFVSNFFSDYMPALFSGYFFVAMFLAFIASGLLGLFVEWSIIRHLYKRPLDTLLATWGLSLILQQFYRTAFGAREVGVTIPDWMMGSMPVTDMIEVPINGIFVMVLAVSISVGVYVMMFRSNWGKQVRAINQNRVMAGAVGINTEWTDRLTFGIGCGVAGVAGSAFTMIGSTGPTSGQLYIVDTFLVVVFGGAGSILGTIASAFSISQAQSIMEFFLSGSMAKVLTLLTVVGILMIRPQGLFSLKLRK